From Arachis stenosperma cultivar V10309 chromosome 2, arast.V10309.gnm1.PFL2, whole genome shotgun sequence, one genomic window encodes:
- the LOC130963495 gene encoding subtilisin-like protease SBT4.14 has translation MFSHKLTNFSSLLWLPLLLILLSNAEVNGVEQKNFYIVFLRDHPHIRDNAHEAHLNVLSTVKESHIEAKESLVYSYTKSFNAFAAKLSEGEAKKLSAKDEVLSVFPNRYHKLHTTRSWDFIGLPLTAKRKLQSESDTIVGLLDTGVTPEFQSFKDNGLGPPPAKWKGTCDHYANFSGCNNKLIGARYFKLDKMEDPEDILSPIDVNGHGTHTSSTAAGSLVPKASLLGLAEGTARGAVPLARLAIYKVCWQSSGCADMDLLAAFEAAIHDGVDVISISIGGGDTNYLKDSIAIGAFHAMRNGIITVASAGNDGPAMGTVTNTAPWIVTVAASGIDREFKSTIELGNGKNVSGAGVTTFSPKQKEYPLINGVDAAKNSDSKDSASFCFEDSLDPKKVKGKIVYCKQGTGGTEGVIKGYGGIGTILENEQFPEVAQIFMAPATIVNTTIGQSITTYIKSTRSPSAVILKSHEVKRPAPFTASFSSRGPNPGSKNILKPDIAAPGVNILASYTLRRSITGLKGDTQFSEFTLMSGTSMSCPHVAGVAAYVKSFHPDWTPAAIRSAIITTAKPMSKRVDKEAEFAFGAGQINPTKAVNPGLIYDMDDLGYIQFLCHEGYNGSNLSVLVGHTINCTSLVPGLGHDAINYPTIQFNVKKDKETTLGVFRRRVTNVGPVPTIFNATITAPKGVEITVKPTSLVFSKAMQQRSFKVVVKAKTMASMKVVSGSLVWRSPRYIVRSPIVIYSP, from the exons ATGTTTTCACATAAACTTACCaacttctcttctcttctttggCTTCCATTGCTTTTGATCCTACTGAGCAATGCTGAAGTTAATGGTGTTGAGCAAAAG AACTTTTACATTGTTTTCTTAAGAGATCATCCTCATATTAGAGACAATGCACATGAGGCACATTTAAATGTTCTATCAACTGTTAAAGAAAG CCACATTGAAGCCAAAGAATCCTTGGTATATAGCTACACAAAGAGTTTTAATGCATTTGCTGCTAAACTTTCTGAGGGTGAAGCCAAAAAGTTATCTG CCAAGGATGAAGTGCTTTCAGTGTTTCCAAATCGGTATCACAAACTGCACACAACAAGATCATGGGACTTCATTGGTTTGCCTTTGACTGCTAAAAGAAAATTGCAGTCAGAGAGTGACACCATTGTAGGGCTTTTGGACACAG GGGTTACTCCAGAGTTTCAAAGCTTCAAGGACAATGGACTTGGTCCTCCACCAGCTAAATGGAAAGGAACTTGTGATCACTATGCTAATTTCTCAGGCTGCAATAA CAAGCTTATAGGAGCAAGATACTTCAAGCTTGATAAAATGGAAGATCCAGAAGATATATTGTCTCCCATAGATGTTAATGGGCATGGAACTCACACTTCTTCAACAGCAGCAGGAAGTCTTGTCCCTAAAGCAAGTCTCTTGGGCTTGGCCGAAGGAACTGCTCGCGGCGCAGTTCCATTGGCCAGGCTGGCCATTTACAAGGTCTGCTGGCAGAGCAGTGGATGTGCTGACATGGACTTGTTAGCTGCATTTGAAGCAGCTATCCATGATGGTGTGGATGTCATATCAATTTCAATAGGTGGAGGGGACACAAATTATTTGAAGGACTCCATTGCAATTGGAGCATTTCATGCCATGAGGAATGGCATAATAACTGTGGCCTCGGCCGGAAATGATGGCCCGGCTATGGGGACTGTCACGAATACTGCGCCGTGGATTGTGACAGTTGCAGCTAGTGGCATTGATAGGGAGTTCAAAAGTACTATAGAGTTGGGGAATGGAAAGAATGTTTCT GGGGCAGGAGTAACCACTTTTAGTCCAAAACAAAAAGAGTACCCTCTAATCAATGGGGTAGATGCAGCCAAAAACTCTGATAGCAAGGACAGTGCTAG CTTCTGTTTTGAAGACTCTTTAGACCCAAAAAAAGTGAAAGGAAAGATTGTATACTGCAAACAAGGAACTGGTGGAACTGAAGGTGTTATCAAAGGGTATGGAGGAATTGGAACTATACTTGAAAATGAACAATTCCCTGAAGTTGCCCAAATTTTCATGGCTCCTGCTACCATTGTTAATACTACCATAGGTCAAAGTATTACCACTTATATAAAGTCAACAAG ATCACCATCAGCAGTGATACTTAAGAGCCATGAAGTAAAAAGACCAGCTCCATTTACTGCTTCATTTTCATCAAGGGGTCCAAATCCAGGTTCCAAAAACATTCTCAAG CCTGATATAGCAGCACCTGGAGTTAACATATTGGCATCTTATACACTAAGGAGATCAATAACTGGTTTGAAAGGAGATACTCAATTCTCAGAATTCACTCTAATGTCAGGAACTTCCATGTCATGCCCTCATGTTGCTGGAGTAGCAGCATATGTCAAGTCTTTTCACCCAGATTGGACTCCTGCTGCTATCAGATCTGCCATTATTACCACAG CTAAACCTATGAGCAAGAGAGTTGACAAGGAGGCCGAATTCGCCTTCGGCGCTGGTCAAATAAACCCAACCAAAGCCGTGAACCCTGGTCTAATCTATGACATGGATGACCTTGGTTACATACAGTTCCTATGCCATGAGGGCTACAATGGTTCCAATTTATCAGTACTAGTAGGACACACTATAAATTGCACCTCTTTGGTACCAGGACTTGGCCATGATGCTATCAACTACCCTACAATACAATTCAATGTGAAAAAAGACAAAGAAACAACCCTTGGTGTGTTTAGGAGAAGAGTGACCAATGTTGGTCCTGTTCCAACAATCTTCAATGCAACCATTACAGCTCCTAAGGGAGTTGAAATTACAGTTAAGCCAACTAGCCTTGTTTTCTCAAAGGCTATGCAACAAAGGAGCTTCAAGGTTGTGGTGAAAGCAAAAACAATGGCAAGCATGAAAGTTGTGTCTGGCTCTCTTGTTTGGAGAAGTCCACGTTACATTGTTAGGAGCCCTATTGTAATCTATAGTCCTTAA
- the LOC130960789 gene encoding subtilisin-like protease SBT1.1, translating to MKGNMTSRTLLLFLALMVTNSIAIMDKQTYIVHMDKTKIKSSIHSQDSTKPWFQSVIDFITEVSVQENEEEEIAPQLLYVYETNMFGFSAHLSSKQLEYLNQVDGFLAAMPDELLTLHTTHTPHFLGLQNGRGLWSAPSLASDVIVGILDTGIWPEHISFQDTGLTEVPSRWKGSCEEGTKFSASNCNKKLIGARAFYKGYEKVIGRINETLDYRSPRDSQGHGTHTASTAAGNMVNNASLFGMAKGSASGMRYTSKVAAYKVCWPLGCANSDILAAMDQAVADGVDILSLSLGGIAKPYYNDSIAIASFGATQNGVFVSCSAGNSGPFKSTVGNVAPWIITVAASYTDRSFPTKVKLGNGQVFKGASLYHGKTIQLPLVHANTTGTQRTAQFCTKGSLDPKLVHGKIVACERGMNSRTEKGEVVKMAGGAGMLLLVNQGEELFADSHILPATSLGASASNAIRNYIHSAKSPTASISFIGTTYGDPAPVMAGFSARGPSIVGPDVIKPDVTAPGVNILASWPPLTAPSLLKSDKRSVLYNIVSGTSMSCPHVTGIAALLKSVYKDWSPAAIKSALMTTAYTVNNRGSPLLDIASNTSSAFANPFAFGSGHVNPECASDPGLVYDITNKDYLNYLCSLNYTPTQIAIISKGHFKCSKDSFFQLGDLNYPSFSVSFDINGTNSSVTYKRVVTNVGYPSSSYTVKVEEPNGVLIKVEPRNLRFGKLGEKLNYSVTFVANGGTTISDTSTFGSLTWVSGKYNVRSPIAITWQ from the exons ATGAAAG GCAACATGACCTCTAGGACATTGCTACTTTTCTTGGCCTTAATGGTAACAAATTCAATTGCTATCATGGACAAACAGACATATATAGTACACATGGACAAGACCAAGATCAAATCCTCAATTCATTCACAAGACAGCACTAAACCATGGTTTCAATCTGTCATTGATTTCATCACTGAGGTTTCAGTgcaagaaaatgaagaagaggaaATAGCTCCTCAGCTTCTTTATGTCTATGAAACCAACATGTTTGGTTTTTCTGCACATCTTTCAAGTAAACAACTTGAATACTTGAACCAAGTTGATGGTTTCCTTGCAGCAATGCCTGATGAGCTATTAACCCTTCACACAACACACACCCCACATTTTCTTGGCCTACAAAATGGGAGAGGACTTTGGAGTGCTCCTAGTTTGGCCTCTGATGTGATCGTAGGGATCCTTGACACCGGTATATGGCCGGAACACATCAGTTTCCAAGACACTGGTTTGACAGAAGTACCCTCTAGATGGAAAGGTTCTTGTGAAGAAGGGACCAAGTTCTCTGCCTCAAATTGTAACAAGAAGCTAATTGGAGCAAGAGCCTTTTATAAAGGGTATGAAAAAGTTATCGGGAGAATCAATGAAACGCTGGATTATCGTTCGCCAAGAGATTCTCAAGGGCATGGAACACACACAGCCTCAACTGCAGCCGGTAACATGGTGAACAATGCAAGCTTATTCGGCATGGCTAAAGGTTCAGCAAGTGGAATGAGGTATACCTCAAAAGTTGCGGCTTATAAAGTATGCTGGCCGCTAGGCTGCGCCAATTCGGATATATTGGCAGCTATGGATCAAGCTGTTGCTGATGGGGTAGACATATTGTCACTCTCTTTAGGCGGCATTGCAAAGCCTTATTACAATGATAGTATTGCCATAGCTTCATTTGGGGCAACTCAAAATggagtttttgtttcttgctctGCAGGGAATTCGGGTCCTTTCAAATCAACCGTCGGAAATGTTGCACCGTGGATCATCACTGTTGCTGCTAGCTACACTGATAGAAGCTTTCCAACCAAAGTGAAGCTAGGGAATGGACAGGTTTTCAAAGGGGCATCTTTGTATCATGGCAAGACAATCCAATTGCCTCTTGTGCATGCTAATACCACAGGAACACAAAGGACAGCACAATTTTGCACCAAAGGTTCACTTGATCCAAAGCTAGTCCATGGAAAAATAGTTGCTTGTGAACGAGGAATGAATTCCAGAACTGAAAAGGGCGAGGTGGTGAAAATGGCAGGCGGGGCAGGAATGCTACTACTAGTGAATCAAGGAGAAGAGCTTTTTGCTGACTCTCACATTTTGCCAGCAACTTCCTTAGGTGCCTCAGCAAGCAATGCAATTCGAAACTACATCCACTCTGCCAAATCTCCAACAGCTTCAATTTCATTCATAGGAACAACGTATGGTGACCCTGCACCAGTTATGGCAGGATTTTCTGCTAGAGGGCCAAGTATAGTGGGGCCAGATGTGATTAAACCAGATGTAACTGCACCTGGTGTGAACATCTTGGCTTCATGGCCACCATTAACTGCTCCAAGCCTGCTCAAGAGTGACAAAAGGAGTGTGCTATATAACATAGTTTCCGGCACCTCGATGTCTTGCCCTCATGTTACCGGCATAGCAGCACTTCTCAAATCTGTGTACAAAGATTGGTCACCAGCAGCTATCAAATCTGCACTGATGACCACAGCTTACACAGTGAACAACAGAGGTTCCCCTCTTTTAGACATTGCATCAAACACCTCATCTGCATTCGCTAACCCTTTTGCATTTGGTTCAGGCCATGTCAACCCAGAATGTGCCTCTGATCCAGGGTTAGTCTATGATATCACCAACAAAGATTACCTAAACTACTTGTGCAGCCTTAACTATACTCCTACCCAAATTGCTATAATCTCAAAGGGTCATTTCAAATGCTCCAAAGATTCATTTTTTCAACTTGGTGACCTAAACTACCCTTCATTTTCTGTCTCATTTGACATAAATGGCACAAATTCTAGTGTTACATACAAGAGGGTAGTCACAAATGTTGGATATCCTAGTAGTTCTTATACAGTGAAAGTTGAAGAACCAAATGGAGTATTAATTAAGGTTGAACCAAGAAATTTGAGGTTTGGAAAATTAGGTGAGAAATTGAATTATAGTGTGACTTTTGTTGCAAATGGAGGAACGACAATAAGTGACACTTCAACATTTGGATCATTGACTTGGGTGTCAGGCAAGTACAATGTTAGAAGCCCTATAGCAATAACCTGGCAATAG